The proteins below are encoded in one region of Halocatena salina:
- a CDS encoding outer membrane protein assembly factor BamB family protein: MSTIDQLSRRHILTTMGSCLGGVLAGCVGASSPTHDPNASKESGSWPTVGHDPANTRHASRGTVNSQPTKAWQFQTGLPTDQPVVAEGQVYIPDSTGLHVLDAVTGSQQWTHTTDANTTQLYTAPTVRNGVVYLGVTKGAESVVALDATSGERLWTFEGQQTGAVSGTPTLNDAGDALYVGTDTEQVYALDPATGEQRWQQTVLGSVTTSLAVDSPLVVVTTRSGEVYAFEENGTTLWRQRLQAGSETPPVISDRTVFAGGTNNNVYSLDPITGNYRWTSYVNTLYQHGFAVRNSSVYAVSGRNIVVLGGDEGDKGVTIDLGEFIRCAPILLDDTLYVGGRRLFALDPSGGIGIAPIRFGATRWSMDLGQHVGPGVAATTERLFVPVKHGDGTHELVALHET, from the coding sequence ATGTCTACTATCGACCAACTCTCTCGCCGCCATATTCTGACAACGATGGGAAGTTGCCTCGGAGGCGTGCTTGCTGGGTGTGTGGGTGCTTCCAGTCCGACCCACGATCCGAACGCTTCCAAAGAGAGCGGTAGCTGGCCTACTGTGGGTCACGATCCAGCGAACACGAGACACGCCTCACGGGGAACAGTGAATTCGCAGCCGACGAAGGCCTGGCAGTTCCAGACCGGTTTGCCGACTGACCAACCCGTCGTTGCGGAGGGACAGGTGTACATTCCCGATAGTACCGGGCTTCACGTTCTCGACGCGGTGACAGGATCACAGCAATGGACGCACACCACTGACGCGAACACGACCCAGCTGTATACGGCACCGACGGTTCGGAATGGCGTCGTCTATCTCGGAGTGACGAAGGGTGCAGAAAGCGTCGTGGCGTTGGATGCAACCAGTGGTGAACGACTGTGGACGTTTGAAGGCCAACAGACTGGTGCCGTCTCGGGCACACCGACGCTCAACGACGCCGGTGATGCGCTGTACGTCGGAACGGACACAGAACAGGTGTACGCGCTCGATCCTGCTACAGGTGAACAACGCTGGCAACAGACGGTGCTCGGATCGGTCACGACGAGTTTAGCAGTCGACTCACCGCTCGTCGTTGTCACTACCCGCTCGGGCGAGGTGTACGCGTTCGAGGAAAACGGCACCACTCTGTGGCGGCAGCGACTCCAAGCGGGCAGCGAGACTCCACCAGTGATCTCGGATCGGACGGTGTTCGCCGGAGGGACGAACAACAACGTCTACAGTCTCGATCCGATTACAGGCAATTATCGGTGGACCAGCTACGTCAACACACTGTATCAACACGGATTTGCCGTGCGGAATTCGTCGGTGTATGCTGTCTCTGGCCGTAATATCGTCGTTCTCGGCGGGGACGAAGGCGACAAAGGGGTGACGATCGATCTCGGCGAGTTCATCAGGTGTGCACCGATTCTTCTCGACGATACGTTGTACGTCGGCGGTCGACGTCTGTTCGCGCTCGATCCATCGGGCGGTATCGGAATCGCCCCGATCCGGTTCGGTGCGACGCGCTGGTCAATGGATTTGGGTCAGCACGTCGGTCCAGGTGTCGCTGCGACGACTGAACGGCTGTTCGTCCCCGTGAAACACGGCGATGGCACGCACGAACTGGTCGC
- a CDS encoding MBL fold metallo-hydrolase, translated as MTHSDWGDWLLREIEATVPESLSVWYLGCNGFVVKANDGTTIFIDPYLGTGDPPRTVRMIPVPFDPTDVQVADAVVATHEHTDHVHGPSQGPILKATDARFYAPDDSLAVTEREGWQETYDLTDAVFEQVYEGDTVEIGPVTVHVEPANDPDATHPVSYLIEHDGKTFFHGGDARPSDAFESIGSTYDIDLGALAFGTIGMIPDKETGEPVRTRWYNDENEIIEAAEQLQLDRLIPTHWDMWRGLTADPTTLEHHRYTMAYPRRLEICRIGDRVQIE; from the coding sequence ATGACTCACAGTGACTGGGGTGATTGGTTACTCCGGGAGATCGAGGCGACGGTACCAGAATCGTTGTCAGTGTGGTATTTGGGGTGCAACGGGTTTGTTGTGAAGGCCAACGACGGCACGACGATCTTCATCGATCCGTATCTCGGGACGGGTGATCCGCCGCGGACGGTTCGGATGATTCCGGTCCCGTTCGATCCGACGGACGTACAGGTTGCCGACGCCGTGGTGGCGACCCACGAGCACACCGATCACGTTCACGGCCCGAGCCAAGGTCCGATCCTTAAAGCGACGGATGCTCGCTTCTACGCCCCCGACGACAGTCTGGCTGTCACCGAACGCGAGGGCTGGCAAGAAACGTACGATCTCACTGACGCCGTGTTTGAGCAGGTGTACGAGGGCGATACGGTCGAGATCGGCCCGGTGACCGTTCACGTCGAGCCGGCGAACGACCCCGACGCGACGCACCCGGTGTCGTATCTCATCGAACACGATGGAAAGACGTTCTTCCACGGCGGGGACGCCAGACCGAGCGACGCGTTCGAATCGATCGGATCGACGTACGACATCGATCTCGGTGCGTTGGCGTTCGGAACCATCGGGATGATCCCCGATAAAGAGACCGGCGAGCCGGTTCGCACCCGGTGGTACAACGACGAAAACGAGATCATCGAGGCAGCGGAGCAGCTCCAACTCGATCGGCTCATACCCACCCATTGGGACATGTGGCGCGGACTCACCGCCGATCCAACGACGCTCGAACACCATCGGTACACGATGGCATACCCCCGACGGCTCGAAATCTGTCGGATCGGCGATCGTGTTCAGATTGAGTGA
- a CDS encoding DUF6789 family protein, which produces MADTEKTSITEIGTTTEELTAIIRDGVVGAAGGLVGTALMTVVLLVGNALGGFDLSSFAVLAELTSLDTIAPAVPAGYFIFLGGGMTTWPLLFASVEQYLPGKTIRQRGIPFGTILWTGFVLAFYGGHTGTALYVYLVTTLVAHWLYGFGLGSVFDYLGNRPDTLV; this is translated from the coding sequence ATGGCTGACACCGAAAAGACGTCGATAACTGAGATCGGCACGACGACCGAAGAGCTTACTGCGATCATTAGAGACGGGGTCGTTGGCGCTGCTGGAGGGTTAGTAGGGACAGCGCTCATGACGGTCGTTCTGCTCGTGGGGAACGCCCTCGGTGGATTCGACCTGTCGAGCTTCGCCGTTCTTGCCGAACTTACCAGTCTCGATACGATCGCGCCTGCCGTTCCAGCCGGCTACTTCATCTTTCTCGGCGGCGGGATGACGACGTGGCCGTTGCTGTTCGCTTCCGTTGAGCAGTATCTCCCGGGGAAAACGATCCGCCAGCGAGGGATTCCATTCGGAACGATTCTCTGGACGGGGTTCGTGCTCGCGTTTTACGGCGGGCATACGGGAACGGCGCTGTACGTGTATCTCGTCACCACGTTGGTGGCCCACTGGCTGTACGGCTTCGGTCTCGGATCCGTGTTCGACTACCTTGGTAATAGACCTGATACGTTGGTGTAA
- a CDS encoding spermidine synthase has translation MKRPLHSRRIVLLAVTFVVSFCSFAYEFVYSELLTVMYGGTVTQYVITVGLYFFSLGVGAGLSDDLGADRPANFFRTEVYLAAVAPTGFLLIVALNSVTIPSWVPAAIVWVLARLPVIAVGVLSGFELPLLTRMVQQTDEDASWTGRVAGRVATLGRRGLEPFWHTHSSGDARSGLSIVLALDYIGGLAGAVVYARVLYPQLGLITTIVVLSLVNAVTALVFLARFSDRWGVGGGTALSFANEPRVLLVVCLLLTAGHAGALTHHERLDDQVTELYLEQKMESEYAPGTMETEIIEQKTTKYQHLVRYRRTWAESSPNPYFTGRTEQCLRLGMDVQLCESWADSYHNGLVDVPMSMYEHTPDTEVLVIGGGDWIAIDHLRNYNVSIDHVDLDAQFMEHTKRTPFFRKWHNDSYSYSRLNTTAEDGYTYLQRTNQQYDLILLDIPGASDDDLLKLYSTEFYQLLRTHLKDDGMVGTWIYSPNTHPQHYKAYSNTLREAGFTQQLPYSAWEDTDSDSRTERVEQFSLLAPTAREPIDPTRTAYGRRYTERYETVQWEPIPRYTGVRSNSIFHPNYDIIVDR, from the coding sequence ATGAAACGCCCACTACACTCTCGGAGGATCGTGTTACTCGCAGTGACGTTTGTCGTATCGTTTTGTAGCTTTGCGTATGAGTTCGTCTATTCGGAACTGCTCACCGTGATGTATGGGGGGACAGTCACCCAGTACGTTATCACGGTCGGGCTGTATTTTTTCAGCCTCGGTGTGGGTGCTGGGCTGTCAGACGATCTCGGGGCCGACCGTCCGGCGAACTTCTTTCGAACCGAGGTGTATCTCGCGGCGGTTGCTCCAACCGGGTTCTTGCTCATCGTCGCGCTCAACAGTGTCACGATCCCGTCGTGGGTGCCTGCCGCCATCGTGTGGGTACTCGCGCGGCTTCCAGTGATCGCTGTGGGTGTTCTATCGGGATTTGAACTGCCGTTGCTGACGAGGATGGTCCAGCAAACCGACGAAGACGCCTCGTGGACCGGGCGGGTAGCCGGACGTGTCGCGACGCTCGGACGGCGCGGACTGGAGCCGTTCTGGCACACTCACTCATCAGGAGATGCACGAAGCGGATTATCGATCGTACTCGCACTGGATTACATCGGCGGACTGGCCGGTGCGGTCGTCTACGCGCGGGTTCTCTACCCCCAACTGGGGCTCATCACTACGATCGTGGTGCTATCGCTGGTCAACGCGGTCACGGCGCTAGTATTTCTCGCTCGGTTCAGCGATCGGTGGGGGGTTGGCGGTGGAACTGCGCTTTCGTTTGCCAACGAACCCCGGGTGTTGTTGGTCGTGTGTTTACTCCTCACTGCCGGTCACGCCGGAGCGCTCACCCACCACGAACGGCTCGATGATCAGGTGACGGAGCTGTATCTCGAACAGAAAATGGAATCCGAATATGCGCCGGGAACCATGGAGACCGAGATCATCGAACAGAAAACGACAAAATACCAGCACCTCGTTCGTTACCGCCGGACGTGGGCGGAGTCGAGTCCGAACCCCTACTTTACCGGTCGGACTGAGCAGTGTCTTCGGCTCGGGATGGACGTGCAACTGTGTGAGAGTTGGGCGGACTCCTATCACAATGGTCTCGTGGACGTACCGATGTCGATGTACGAACACACACCCGACACTGAGGTACTCGTGATCGGTGGCGGGGATTGGATCGCCATCGACCACCTTCGGAACTACAACGTCAGCATCGACCATGTGGATCTCGACGCCCAGTTCATGGAGCACACCAAACGAACGCCGTTTTTCAGGAAGTGGCACAACGATTCGTATTCGTATTCGAGACTCAACACCACTGCCGAGGACGGGTACACGTATCTCCAGCGGACGAACCAACAGTACGATCTCATCCTACTCGACATCCCCGGCGCGTCGGACGATGATCTCCTCAAGCTGTATTCAACCGAGTTCTACCAGCTCCTTCGAACCCATCTCAAAGACGACGGGATGGTCGGCACGTGGATCTACTCCCCGAACACCCATCCCCAACACTACAAGGCGTACAGCAACACCCTCCGCGAGGCGGGTTTTACACAGCAGCTTCCGTACTCGGCGTGGGAGGACACCGACAGCGACAGCCGAACCGAACGCGTCGAACAGTTCTCCCTGCTTGCACCGACGGCGCGAGAGCCGATCGATCCCACCCGAACGGCGTACGGCCGTCGGTACACAGAGCGCTACGAAACGGTACAGTGGGAGCCGATTCCGCGGTATACTGGCGTACGGAGCAATTCGATTTTCCATCCGAACTACGACATCATCGTCGACAGATGA
- a CDS encoding DUF2617 family protein — MTDDSIVSERLYFAYTLAPPPLDRFDVKRTVSAELFGKPATLTIIGSSHYIASRQLGFHELCSCRPLHAESMASVSLLEPVDQSFTFENDLLSASTTLETRPLSDHPTTDHADIAYRFASEAWTMITLTRTGYETYHTYPEYDCTLYTRTHLTAVTDIESSDIDPPLTTDCRIQTD; from the coding sequence ATGACAGACGACAGTATCGTTTCCGAACGGCTGTATTTCGCATACACGCTGGCACCGCCGCCGCTCGACCGATTCGACGTGAAACGAACGGTTTCGGCCGAGTTGTTCGGAAAACCTGCCACGCTCACAATCATCGGTTCGTCACACTACATTGCCAGTCGACAGCTCGGCTTTCACGAACTCTGTTCGTGTCGCCCGCTTCACGCCGAGTCAATGGCCAGCGTGTCGCTGTTAGAGCCAGTCGATCAGTCGTTCACGTTCGAGAACGACCTGCTGTCGGCGTCGACGACGCTCGAAACGCGGCCGCTCTCGGATCATCCCACGACGGACCACGCCGACATCGCCTATCGGTTTGCCTCCGAAGCATGGACGATGATTACCCTTACGAGAACGGGTTATGAGACGTATCACACGTACCCCGAGTACGACTGTACGCTGTACACTCGAACACACCTCACAGCGGTTACAGACATCGAATCGTCAGACATCGACCCACCACTCACAACGGATTGTCGTATCCAAACAGATTGA
- a CDS encoding magnesium transporter — protein sequence MTTDWTVRAIMRATLPVLFVLTLIEIGSGLVLNEFEAALLRYPTLLVLVPVVIGTAGNLGSILASRLSTALHLGTLSFGMDALLVGNALATVVLAFTVFPGVGIGAWTLTTLLGTAQLPVVTVLLVAVGSGGALAVITVLVTVAATYIAYRLQLDPDDVVIPVVTNVCDVLGVIVLFVVVQLIV from the coding sequence GTGACGACCGACTGGACCGTCCGGGCCATTATGCGCGCGACGCTACCCGTGCTGTTTGTACTGACGCTCATCGAGATCGGGAGTGGACTCGTACTCAACGAGTTCGAAGCGGCGTTGTTGCGGTACCCCACGCTGTTGGTGCTCGTTCCGGTGGTCATCGGAACGGCCGGTAATCTCGGCAGTATACTTGCTTCTCGGCTCTCGACGGCGCTTCATCTCGGGACGTTGTCCTTCGGCATGGATGCGCTGTTGGTTGGCAATGCCCTCGCCACGGTCGTGCTCGCGTTCACTGTGTTTCCGGGCGTTGGCATCGGTGCGTGGACGCTCACGACCCTCCTCGGAACCGCACAGCTTCCCGTCGTAACGGTCCTCCTGGTTGCAGTGGGGAGTGGGGGAGCGTTGGCCGTAATCACGGTGCTCGTTACGGTCGCCGCGACCTACATCGCTTACCGGCTCCAACTGGATCCCGACGACGTGGTGATCCCGGTCGTCACGAACGTCTGTGACGTTCTTGGAGTCATCGTGCTGTTCGTCGTGGTCCAGCTGATCGTCTAG
- a CDS encoding magnesium transporter, translating into MGVRAVAIRAYREGLGALSASTIGSLLAGIVLSGLKAEFRVLPGLLVLVPALLATRGNVYGSLGARIATALHQGLLTPSLFSHAERQRLKSAVVAALASGILTSAFAAIAASVFLWVLSEPAALRALLAVAVLAGLLSGIALSVIVIAVVFVGYRRGYNPDTLVGPAVTTTGDIFGVFFLYLAVKVVLAL; encoded by the coding sequence ATGGGTGTTCGAGCAGTCGCTATCAGGGCTTACCGAGAGGGATTGGGTGCCCTCAGCGCGAGCACGATCGGAAGTCTTCTCGCTGGAATCGTTCTGAGCGGGCTAAAGGCAGAATTCCGGGTGCTGCCCGGGTTACTCGTGCTCGTGCCTGCGCTGCTTGCCACTCGTGGAAACGTGTACGGTTCGCTCGGTGCTCGCATCGCCACCGCGCTCCATCAAGGGCTTCTCACGCCGTCTCTGTTCTCTCATGCTGAACGACAACGACTCAAATCGGCAGTCGTCGCTGCACTCGCGAGCGGGATACTCACGAGTGCATTCGCTGCCATTGCGGCGTCCGTTTTTCTCTGGGTGCTCTCCGAGCCGGCCGCGTTGCGCGCCCTCCTCGCCGTCGCAGTGCTGGCCGGACTGCTTTCGGGGATCGCGTTGTCAGTCATCGTCATCGCCGTCGTGTTCGTCGGGTACCGACGTGGGTACAATCCGGATACTCTGGTCGGGCCGGCCGTAACGACCACCGGCGACATCTTCGGTGTCTTCTTTCTGTATCTCGCGGTCAAGGTGGTGCTTGCGCTGTGA
- a CDS encoding DNA-methyltransferase, which translates to MKTSHCVRITDAREMTLDDDSVELVVTSPPYPMIEMWDELFSELSPGVRQALTEENGTRAFELMHEELDAVWEELSRVLVDGGIACINVGDATRKVGEGFRVYQNHVRISEAMKELGFEPLPDVLWRKPANSGTKFMGSGMVPPNAYVTLEHEYILVFRNGSQRRRFAVGSDQRYQSAYFWEERNQWFTDVWTDINGTTQLLEPEREQATETETDTDDVRDRSGAFPLAIPYRLINMYSVYGDTVLDPFWGIGTTTLAAMIAGRNSAGYEIESAFADIFERRITDLGALSEAVVDDRLDDHRAFIEQRLTEEDEGYEATHYDFHVMTKQETDIQFHSVSDVTRSSIDTGTEYVVTHDPVVSTESGIIDSLERAKIDSLSDL; encoded by the coding sequence ATGAAAACGTCACACTGTGTCCGAATCACGGATGCACGGGAGATGACGCTTGATGATGATTCGGTAGAGCTGGTGGTAACGTCACCACCGTATCCGATGATCGAGATGTGGGATGAACTGTTTTCGGAGCTATCTCCGGGGGTCCGTCAGGCCCTCACAGAGGAAAACGGAACGAGGGCGTTCGAGTTGATGCACGAGGAGCTCGACGCGGTCTGGGAGGAACTCAGCCGCGTCCTCGTCGATGGTGGCATCGCGTGTATCAACGTCGGGGATGCGACCCGAAAAGTCGGCGAGGGATTTCGTGTTTATCAGAATCACGTTCGGATCAGCGAAGCGATGAAAGAGTTGGGCTTCGAGCCGTTGCCGGACGTGCTCTGGCGTAAGCCGGCGAACTCGGGAACGAAGTTCATGGGCAGTGGCATGGTGCCGCCGAACGCGTACGTCACCCTCGAACACGAGTACATCCTCGTGTTCCGGAACGGGTCCCAGAGGCGTCGTTTCGCGGTCGGGTCGGACCAGCGGTATCAGTCGGCGTACTTCTGGGAAGAGCGCAATCAGTGGTTTACCGACGTGTGGACCGACATCAACGGCACGACCCAACTACTCGAACCAGAACGAGAGCAGGCGACGGAAACTGAGACCGATACGGACGACGTTCGGGATCGGTCCGGAGCGTTTCCACTCGCCATCCCATATCGGTTGATCAATATGTATTCCGTATACGGCGACACTGTTCTCGATCCGTTCTGGGGAATCGGAACGACGACCCTCGCCGCGATGATCGCGGGTCGCAACTCGGCCGGCTACGAGATCGAATCCGCGTTCGCTGACATCTTCGAGCGACGGATCACCGATCTCGGTGCGCTGTCGGAGGCGGTCGTCGATGATCGTCTCGATGATCACCGAGCGTTCATCGAGCAACGCCTTACCGAAGAGGACGAGGGCTACGAGGCGACCCACTACGATTTCCACGTGATGACGAAACAGGAAACGGATATTCAGTTTCACTCGGTATCGGACGTGACTCGTTCCTCGATCGACACCGGGACCGAATACGTGGTGACACACGATCCCGTCGTCTCTACGGAGTCCGGCATCATCGACAGTCTCGAACGAGCAAAGATCGATTCGTTATCCGATTTGTGA
- a CDS encoding signal recognition particle protein Srp54: MVLDNLGSSLRGTLSTLQGKSRLSEEDVAEVVKEIQRSLLQADVDVSLVMELSDSIEQRALDEDPPAGTSARDHVLRIVYEEMVSLIGESTEIPLESQTVLLAGLQGSGKTTSAAKMAWWFSKKGLRPAVIQTDTFRPGAYDQAKQMCERAEVEFYGDPDADDPVQIARDGLAATDDCDVHIVDTAGRHALESELIDEIEEIDSLVDPDISLLVLDAAIGQGASDQAKEFERAIGIDGVVITKLDGTAKGGGALAAVNETDSTIAFLGTGETVQDVERFEPSGFISRLLGMGDLKQLSERVERAMEETQAQEEDWEPEDLMKGQFTLNDMRKQMQAMNRMGPLDQVIDMIPGFGGNIRDQLPDDAMDVTQDRLRDFDVIMDSMTDDELEHPRSVGADRVKRIARGSGQPPERVRELLEQHRMMEQMLKQFQGMGDSDMQRMMKKMDNKGGGLGGLGPF; encoded by the coding sequence ATGGTACTCGACAATCTCGGCAGCTCGCTCCGCGGGACGCTTTCTACGCTTCAAGGTAAGTCCCGGCTGAGCGAGGAGGACGTAGCGGAGGTCGTAAAAGAGATCCAACGTTCGCTGTTGCAGGCCGACGTTGATGTTAGTTTGGTGATGGAACTCTCTGATTCGATCGAGCAGCGTGCACTCGATGAGGATCCCCCAGCAGGGACGAGTGCTCGGGATCACGTGCTCCGGATCGTATACGAGGAGATGGTGTCGCTCATCGGGGAGAGCACTGAGATTCCCCTCGAATCACAAACTGTCCTCCTCGCAGGTCTCCAGGGATCGGGGAAAACGACATCGGCAGCGAAGATGGCGTGGTGGTTCTCGAAGAAAGGACTTCGCCCAGCCGTGATTCAGACCGACACGTTCCGACCCGGGGCGTACGATCAGGCGAAACAGATGTGTGAGCGCGCGGAAGTCGAGTTCTACGGCGATCCCGACGCCGACGATCCCGTCCAAATCGCCCGCGATGGATTGGCAGCGACGGACGACTGTGACGTCCACATCGTGGATACAGCGGGTCGACACGCGCTCGAATCGGAATTGATCGACGAGATCGAAGAGATCGATAGCCTCGTCGATCCCGACATCAGTCTGCTGGTGCTCGATGCGGCGATCGGACAAGGAGCCAGCGATCAAGCCAAGGAGTTCGAGCGGGCCATCGGTATCGATGGGGTCGTCATCACCAAACTCGACGGGACGGCCAAAGGTGGCGGTGCGCTTGCGGCCGTAAACGAGACCGATTCGACGATCGCCTTCCTCGGAACGGGCGAGACGGTGCAGGACGTCGAACGGTTCGAGCCGAGCGGGTTCATCTCCCGGCTGCTGGGCATGGGTGATCTCAAACAGCTCTCCGAGCGCGTCGAGCGCGCAATGGAGGAGACTCAGGCCCAAGAGGAAGACTGGGAGCCTGAAGACCTCATGAAGGGCCAGTTCACCCTCAACGACATGCGAAAACAGATGCAGGCGATGAACCGGATGGGTCCCCTCGATCAGGTGATCGATATGATTCCGGGCTTTGGCGGCAACATCCGCGATCAGCTCCCCGACGACGCGATGGACGTCACACAGGATCGGCTTCGAGATTTCGACGTCATCATGGACTCGATGACCGACGACGAACTCGAACATCCTCGATCGGTCGGTGCAGACCGCGTCAAACGCATCGCACGCGGCTCCGGACAGCCTCCCGAGCGGGTCCGTGAACTGCTCGAACAACACCGGATGATGGAGCAGATGCTCAAACAGTTCCAGGGGATGGGCGACAGCGACATGCAACGAATGATGAAGAAGATGGACAACAAAGGTGGCGGACTCGGTGGGCTCGGTCCGTTCTAA
- the dnaK gene encoding molecular chaperone DnaK, which produces MASNKILGIDLGTTNSAFAVMEGGDPELIVNAEGDRTTPSVVAFTDEERLIGGPAKNQAVQNPERTIESIKRHIGEDGYTVDIDGEEYTPEQISAMILQKIKRDAEEYLGEEIERAVITVPAYFSDSQRQATKDAGEIAGFEVERIVNEPTAASMAYGLDDDTDQTVLVFDLGGGTFDVSLLDLGGGVYEVVATNGDNELGGDDWDQAIIDWLADDFEEEHGKDLREERQALQRLKDAAEDAKVELSSRKETNINLPFIATTDSGPLTLETKLTRAKFEALTEDLVKRTIEPTEQALADAGYSKNDIDDVILVGGSTRMPMIQEQVEKLTGQEPKKNVNPDEAVALGAAIQGGVLGGEVDDIVLLDVTPLSLGIEVKGGLFERLIEKNTTIPTKESKIFTTAADNQQSVQVRVFQGEREVANENELLGAFQLDGIPPAPAGTPQIEVTFNIDENGIVNVEAEEEQGGNAESITIEGGTGLSDEEIEQMKEDAEAHAEEDEKRRERIEARNTAESTVQQAKTLLEENEDEITDEIRDDIEDAMESLEETLEDEDATTEELTDATEQLSEELQEIGKHMYQQQAGGAGAGPGGAGAAGAGAGAGAAGAGAAGTGSDDQEYVDADFDDVEDESST; this is translated from the coding sequence ATGGCGAGTAACAAGATTCTTGGTATCGATCTTGGGACGACAAACAGTGCGTTTGCAGTGATGGAAGGTGGCGATCCCGAACTGATCGTCAACGCCGAAGGCGACCGGACGACGCCCTCAGTCGTCGCGTTTACCGACGAGGAGCGACTCATCGGTGGCCCGGCGAAAAACCAGGCCGTCCAGAATCCGGAGCGGACCATCGAATCGATCAAGCGACACATCGGTGAAGATGGGTACACGGTCGACATCGATGGCGAGGAGTACACGCCCGAGCAGATCTCCGCGATGATCCTCCAGAAGATCAAACGTGACGCCGAGGAGTATCTCGGCGAGGAAATCGAACGGGCCGTAATTACGGTCCCGGCGTACTTCTCGGACAGTCAGCGACAGGCCACCAAAGACGCCGGTGAGATCGCCGGGTTCGAGGTCGAACGCATCGTCAACGAGCCGACGGCTGCGTCGATGGCCTACGGACTCGATGACGACACCGACCAAACCGTACTCGTGTTCGACCTCGGCGGTGGGACGTTCGACGTTTCTCTTCTCGATCTCGGAGGCGGTGTGTACGAGGTGGTTGCCACTAACGGTGACAACGAACTGGGTGGCGACGACTGGGATCAGGCGATCATCGACTGGTTGGCCGACGACTTCGAGGAGGAACACGGCAAGGATCTCCGCGAGGAACGTCAGGCGCTCCAACGCTTGAAAGACGCCGCAGAAGACGCGAAGGTCGAACTTTCGAGCCGCAAAGAGACGAATATCAACCTCCCGTTCATCGCAACGACCGACTCGGGACCGCTCACGCTCGAAACGAAGCTCACGCGGGCGAAGTTCGAGGCACTCACGGAAGATCTCGTCAAGCGGACGATCGAGCCGACGGAGCAGGCGCTGGCCGACGCTGGCTACTCCAAAAACGACATCGATGACGTGATCCTCGTGGGGGGATCGACCCGGATGCCGATGATCCAAGAGCAAGTCGAGAAGCTCACCGGACAAGAGCCGAAGAAAAACGTCAATCCTGACGAGGCCGTCGCGCTCGGAGCGGCCATTCAGGGTGGCGTTCTCGGTGGGGAAGTCGACGACATCGTGTTGCTCGACGTAACGCCGCTCTCGCTCGGGATCGAGGTCAAAGGTGGTCTGTTCGAGCGACTCATCGAGAAGAACACCACCATCCCAACCAAAGAGTCGAAGATCTTCACCACGGCCGCTGACAACCAACAGAGCGTCCAAGTGCGCGTCTTCCAGGGCGAGCGGGAAGTCGCAAACGAAAACGAGCTGTTGGGAGCGTTCCAACTCGACGGCATCCCGCCTGCTCCAGCCGGGACGCCACAGATCGAAGTGACGTTCAATATCGACGAGAACGGCATTGTCAACGTCGAAGCCGAGGAAGAACAAGGCGGCAACGCCGAATCGATCACCATCGAAGGCGGTACTGGGCTTTCCGACGAAGAGATCGAGCAGATGAAAGAGGACGCCGAGGCCCACGCCGAGGAAGACGAAAAACGCCGCGAGCGGATTGAGGCCCGTAACACCGCAGAATCGACCGTCCAACAAGCCAAAACGCTCCTCGAAGAGAACGAAGACGAGATCACCGACGAGATCCGCGATGACATCGAGGACGCGATGGAATCGCTCGAAGAGACGCTCGAAGACGAGGACGCCACGACCGAAGAACTCACCGACGCGACGGAACAGCTCTCCGAAGAGCTACAGGAGATCGGCAAGCACATGTATCAGCAACAGGCTGGCGGTGCTGGCGCAGGTCCCGGTGGTGCCGGTGCAGCCGGAGCCGGTGCTGGTGCTGGCGCAGCAGGCGCTGGTGCAGCGGGCACTGGTAGCGACGATCAGGAGTATGTCGATGCCGACTTCGACGACGTCGAAGACGAGTCATCGACCTAA